GCCAGCCTTGGATAGTatgctggctcccagccttgcCTGCCCTCCCCTAGCCTGACACCTCTgccttcttctcccctccccaggaGTCCCCCGATGCCAGCCGGGAGTCCATGATCAAACTCTCAGTGAGTGACAGGCTTGGTGAGGTTGGTGTGTGCAGGGGATGCGCAGGCTCCAGCCCTCTGAatcccacccctgcctctgttACAGAGCAAGCTGAGTGCCGTGAGCTTGCGGGGGATTGGCAGTCCCAGCACAGACGCCAGTGCCGGTGATGTCCACGGCAATTTCGCCTTCGAGGGCATTGGAGATGAGGATCTGTAATCTCCACTGCTTCGATGTCTGCCTCTCCCCCAGAGGAATTTAGAGAAACTTGCCCTGTGCCTGTATCCCCCAAGCTTGGGGGAAGGGGGTCCTTTTCCTTCCCCCTtctcactttccttttcttttggccAGGGGCCTCCTTACCCCCTGGGCTGGCTGCACAAAGGACTGCCCCCTCTTTACACAGCTGGCCCTCGATGCCAAATTAGCATTTAGTATTTTGCACAAAGTCCAAGAGACCATGGCTGCCTGCCTTGGGGAGGAACCACAGCTCTCCCTGGGCTGCTTCTGGCTTCCCAGGGCCATGGGCCAAGGGCATGGGCAAAAGTCTGTGTATGGTCTGGCCCAGTTCCCCGTCATTAAACTCAGCCTGATTGCTGCCTACCTCTGGTTCCCTCTCACTGCCcctgcttccccaccccccacagcaaGGTCTACTGTGTTAAGGGTGATGCCAAACTGTTCTTGCCATTGCCAATTCAGCATAGACATGGCTTTGTTAGTGTTTCCTTTATTATAAAGCActgaaataagttaaataaacagGTGGGAGGCTGGGCAGTCCCCCAGCATTCATCCACAGCCCCTGGGAGCAGTGGCGGTGAATACAAGGCCCTCTCACTGAGCTCATGAAGCGCATGAGTCAAGGCAAGGCCCCCTGGTCCATATGAGCCCCCGCCCATGGGTTTTGGGCAGGTCCATACAGTGCCTAGGTTAGTCTGTGTGGAGCCCCTGGCCAgcgggggaggaaggagaaggtgaCTTCTGGTCCATCTGTATATAAAACGTACAGGAGATTCAGGGCTCACTGCAGGGCCCTGAGGAAGTAGGCCCTGGTTCAGGGTGAGTCTGTGTGGAGAGCATGGCTACCAGCGGCACCCAGGGCTGGTGGACCCCGAGAGCTCAAAACAGAGGGTGGGCTGTGAGGTGGGGCCCAGCtctcagaggcagagaggccaggCCCTCCTGGCCCCCCGTGGCCGTGCACCTTCTGGTGGCGCTTGTAATTGTCCCAGTGGCCTGTGGTATAGGCGCAGGTGGCACAGCGGAAGGGCTTCTCGCCTGTGTGCCGCAGCATGTGGCGTTTGAGGTTCATGCTCTGGTTGCAGCTGTAGTTGCAAAGGCTACACCGAAAAGGTTTGTCACCAGAGTGGATGCGACCGTGACGCTTGAGGTTGGCCAGGTTGCCACAGGCATAGGGGCAGAGGGGACACTTGTAGGGCTTCTCTCCCGTGTGGACGCGCTGATGCCGTTTCAGGTTATCCAGGTGAGCAGAGGCATAAGGACAGCGGGCGCAGCGGAAAGGCTTCTCGCCACTGTGTGTCTTCATGTGCCGGGCCAGGTGGTTGGGATAGTGAGTGGCAAAGGGACAGAGGCTACAGGCAAAGCCTTTGTcactggggccctggggcccccCACTGGCACCCCCTCCATCCTCTCCTCGCATGCAGCGCCCACACATGGCAGCTCCCAGCCGACTACCCTCACCCTCCTCCAGCTCTTGTCCACAGCCCCGGCAGGTCCAAGGAAACAGCAGCTCTGGCAGTGGTTCTGATCCAGTCCCACACAGGCCCTCCCCTTCACTGCGCAGCTGCCCACAGTCTGGCAGGAAACTGGCACCACCTGGTGGCACATGAAGGCTCAAATCTGGAAGGAGCAAAGCATCTGTGGGGACAAGAAGACATGGGCTAAGAATCCAAGTCTCCTTGGGGCCATCCACCCACGTCCCAGGACCTTTGGTCCCTGGCTTTTTACCTTCAGGTCGCCGGGGCACTGCCCCCTCCTGCTCTGTGGGACTGGGAGGCCGTGTTGGTCGTGGAGCACAGCAGCGGAAGCCACAGGTCGGGCAGGGAGGAGTGGGGGGCCCTGCGTGGGTGCGCTGATGCCGCCTCAGGttgcccaggctgctgcaggcaaaGGGGCAGTGGGGACAGCGGTAGGGCTTCTCGCCAGTGTGGGTGCGGGTATGTCGTGTCAGGTTGACGAGCTGGGCTGAGGCGTAGGGGCAGCGGCCACAGCGGAACGGCTTCTCCCcgctgtgtgtctgcatgtgccGCTTCAGGTGGCTCGAGTAGTGGGACACGAAGGCGCAGAGGCGGCATGAGTACAGTAGCCGTGGGGGCAGCGGGGGCCCCCCACCCGGCCCTCCTGCCCCACAACACGGCCCCTCACCTGTCGGCCCCCCACACAGCTggcaggctgggcctggcctctcacccctggcctcccctggacccctggctggctcctcAACTTCACTCTCGGCACTTAGTGCCCGGCCGCCCCCAGACTCGTCGTCACTCAGCCCGTAgggcagcccaggcctgggccccagagAGTCTCCTGGTGAGACAGACAGGAGAAGCAAGGTTAGCATGGCGTAGGACCAGGCTGCACACACTCCCTTTCCCACTTGGGGCCCCACCATTCTCTCAGCTTTCCTGATGCCTATGGTTCCCCTGCAGTGACCCCGGAATCGTCTGCCTCAGAGTCTGGACTAACCTAGTGAAGACGGTTAGTTGTACCCAACTCCACTGAATGGAAAAGGATCCATGGCTcacaatggcccaaggactgaaATGAACCAGTAATGTAATTCTTGAGAAAGTAAAACTACAAATGGCAGGGAGGCCTGAAACCGTTGAGCTCTACATTAGTAATAAACCTCTTTCAGTTTGGGGCTGGTTATAAAATAAACCTGTCCCACGGGCAGGCAAGATGCGGagggaaaagcaatgaaaatagCACACGTAGTCCCACTTGCTTGCTCTAATAACACGTAGACAGTCCATGACTTTGCTAAGCATCCCAAGTGAGCAGACAGCACAGCGAGTCGGGGtaagggtgaagccaggagcccaggattgTGGGGCACTCTTAAGGAGCTGTGGTGCAGGTGAAGGGAATGACATGAGTCCCCACTTGAGTGACTTAGAGAAGTGGCTTCCTACACTTAAAGTAAACATACACAGGGAACAGACAAGGAAGGGGAACAAGGTTATTAAAAAGGGCATTACTTTTTACCAGTCACTTCGCGGGATTCATCCACCCTCCGGCTCATATCACCTTTGGACCAGGCTCTAGAATTTTACCTCAACAACTGATGAAGCTGATGGAACCATCAGGCAAATGAAGTCCTCTAGCTCAGATCCAACTACAGCAGCCCCAGGCTGTGCAGCAAATGGGGCTGCTGCTCGTGGACACTAAACCCTAACCTGCCTCCTGGAAGGCTGGGGTCCCCAGCAGTCACAAATCTGTAGCCAAGGCCCCCAAACCCACCTTCAGAGTCTCTCTCGAAGCCCATAAGCCGGTCGCTGTTACCAtcaccttcctcttcttcctcttcctcctcaaacTCCAGATCCTGGCCTAGTAGCAAATCACTCTCCAAGACCAGGGCCCCGGGTCCTTCGTCGAGGGAGTCTTCAGGATCCACTGAAGAGGGGAGAGGGCTTGTGGACTCTCCCTCAGGAGCCGTGCCCAGCACCCGCCCCCGGGGAGCCAGCCCTCGTGCACAGCGCTTCCCGTGGTCGTTGACCCTCTCGGCTTTCCCTTAGCACCACAGTGGGAAGCCCAGATCGCCGCCCCATCCCTCAGAAGTCTCCCTCCACCCTGACCTCAGCCCCACACCCCTGACCccggcccgcccctccccacacaaggcccctgacccctgaccttTGACCCCCTCGCATTTCACGGGCTGCGGGTGGCTTTGCTTCCTTCGGGGCATCGTGACCGGCTCCAGCCCGAAGCGCCTTCGGCCTGcggccgcccggccccgcccctcccgactggccccccccccccccgcccgccctTCCTCTCAGGGGCCACGGGCCGCCCCCATGCAGCGGCGCGGGCCCCGGGcagcccccggccctggccccggcaCCCAGCTCAGgccgctcccgccgccgccgcctcttcCATTCATGGAGCCCCCTACCCCCCCTATGGAGACCAGCTGGTACCTCCGTACTCGCTTC
The window above is part of the Lepus europaeus isolate LE1 chromosome 13, mLepTim1.pri, whole genome shotgun sequence genome. Proteins encoded here:
- the ZNF513 gene encoding zinc finger protein 513, yielding MPRRKQSHPQPVKCEGVKVDPEDSLDEGPGALVLESDLLLGQDLEFEEEEEEEEGDGNSDRLMGFERDSEGDSLGPRPGLPYGLSDDESGGGRALSAESEVEEPARGPGEARGERPGPACQLCGGPTGEGPCCGAGGPGGGPPLPPRLLYSCRLCAFVSHYSSHLKRHMQTHSGEKPFRCGRCPYASAQLVNLTRHTRTHTGEKPYRCPHCPFACSSLGNLRRHQRTHAGPPTPPCPTCGFRCCAPRPTRPPSPTEQEGAVPRRPEDALLLPDLSLHVPPGGASFLPDCGQLRSEGEGLCGTGSEPLPELLFPWTCRGCGQELEEGEGSRLGAAMCGRCMRGEDGGGASGGPQGPSDKGFACSLCPFATHYPNHLARHMKTHSGEKPFRCARCPYASAHLDNLKRHQRVHTGEKPYKCPLCPYACGNLANLKRHGRIHSGDKPFRCSLCNYSCNQSMNLKRHMLRHTGEKPFRCATCAYTTGHWDNYKRHQKVHGHGGPGGPGLSASESWAPPHSPPSVLSSRGPPALGAAGSHALHTDSP